The nucleotide window AAGATACCGGACGTAATAAACTATGCATAGCCGAACCGCATAATAAACTTACCGACTCCCCTAAAGGAGAGAATTAGTGGAAACTTTACAGATCAGAACAAACAGCCGCGAAGAAATGATCGACATAACTGAACCAGTACGCGAACTGATCAGAGACAATGGATGGCAGTCCGGCGCATTGCTGCTCTACTGCCCGCACACCACCGGAGCAATAACAGTAAACGAAGGAGCAGACCCGGATGTGGTCCGCGACATCACCGTAAACATGCGCAAACTGGTCCCTCATCGCGGAGATTACCAGCACATGGAAGGCAACTCCG belongs to Marinifilum sp. JC120 and includes:
- a CDS encoding YjbQ family protein codes for the protein METLQIRTNSREEMIDITEPVRELIRDNGWQSGALLLYCPHTTGAITVNEGADPDVVRDITVNMRKLVPHRGDYQHMEGNSDAHIKTSMFGPEQMLIVENGDVMLGTWQRIFFCEFDGPRSRKLWAQWLGAS